From Sporolactobacillus pectinivorans:
AGCAAAAATTTTGAATTGACTTAAGGGTTTCACCCTTTAAATCACGCTTGGCTTTTGTTCAGTTTTCAAGGAACATTTCTTTTAGATAAATGGTGGGCCTGAGTGGACTTGAACCACCGACCTCACGCTTATCAGGCGTGCGCTCTAACCAGCTGAGCTACAGGCCCATTTATAAATAAAATGGAGCGGGTGATGGGAATCGGACCCACGACCAGAGCTTGGAAGGCTCTTGTTTTACCACTAAACTACACCCGCATCGTGAAAATGGTCGGGAAGACAGGATTTGAACCTGCGACCCTCTGGTCCCAAACCAGATGCTCTACCAAGCTGAGCCACTTCCCGATAAATCATGCGCCATGAGGAAGTCGAATCCCCAACCTTCTGATCCGTAGTCAGACGCTCTATCCAATTGAGCTAATGGCGCATAATAAAATGGTGCGGTCGAGAGGACTCGAACCTCCACGAAGTTGCCTCCACTAGCCCCTCAAGCTAGCGCGTCTGCCATTCCGCCACGACCGCATAATATTAAAATGAAGATGGTGCGGGTGAAGGGACTCGAACCCCCACGTCGCAAAACACTAGATCCTAAATCTAGCGCGTCTGCCAATTCCGCCACACCCGCTTAAAATGAGCCGCGAGGGATTTGAACCCTCGACCCTCTGATTAAAAGTCAGATGCTCTACCCCTGAGCTAGCGGCTCACATGAATAACCCAGCCAAATCCGAACTAACAATTCCTTATAAAAATCATTATTTTCCGAATAGCTGACATTGAAAAGAGCTATGTAAATGCATTGCTCATTTTCCGCCAAAGCTCGCATACCTGCGATAAATTGGAAATGCCATGGGCGGCATCATCCTCTTGAACCAACGCATTGGTTCTGAAACCATTCCGCCCCGGCTGCATAATTAAGGTGACCTGTGCGGGATTCGAACCCGCGGGCTGCCATATACGGCAGTGTCTTAACCGATTGACGAACGGGCCATAAAAAATAAATGGCGGAGAAGGAGGGATTCGAACCCTCGCACGATTTACACCGTCTACTCCCTTAGCAGGGGAGCCCCTTCAGCCAGCTTGGGTACTTCTCCATGGCTCCACAGGTAGGGTTCGAACCTACGACCGATCGGTTAACAGCCGATTGCTCTGCCGCTGAGCTACTGTGGAATAAGTGACCTTCCCACAACAAAGTCAAGGGATATTCTACTCTTTCAAAATCCACTTGTCAACACGGCATGAGAGACATCAACTATCTCTTGTCCTTTTGACGACCTTAATAATTTAACATAAAAGCAAAGACTGCGTCAACCCTTTTTTTCCTTTTCGTTTTCTTTATTTTGATTGACTCGCTCTTTTTGTATAAAAAGGATCTTGCCACCACATTTAGCGCAGACATATCTTCTGGTATCAAGGCGCCGCTTTCTAATGATGGGCAGGCCGCACTTTTTGCATTGATACATATAGCGGAGACCAGACAGATTCACAGCGCCCGGAATAGTGCCACAAAATCTGGAACCTCCAACCATTTGGAGCAGTTTTCGAAAATCAGAATCCCGGTGACGATATCCGGATCCGGTGAGATGAAGATGGTAATGGCAAAGTTCATGCTTTACGATTCCCACAAATGCGTCCAGTCCAAAATGAACCAGTTGGCGTTCATTGAATTCAAGGTTATGACTCTGAAGCAGATAGCGGCCGCCCGTGGTCCTCAGGCGTGCGTTGAACTTAGCCCGATGGCGGAATGGGCGATGAAAATAGGTGAGCGAAATTTCCTGAACCAGGCTCTGAAGTTCTTCATCTGTCATTTTATTCTCCTCCGCTGCCAAAATCTCTTTTAAATTGTTTGCAAATCCTCTTATATATCCGCTTTTCCCCTTGGAGCGACCATCGTCAGAGAAACACGCCCCTTGTCGAAATCCACCCCATCCACCCATACCGTGACAATCTGCCCGACATGAACAATATCCAGCGGATGCCGGACAAAATGGCCGGACAATTTGGAAATATGAACCAATCCGTCCTGCTTAACACCAATATCAACGAAAGCGCCAAAATCAACGACATTCCGTACTGTTCCTTCCAGCTTCATCCCTTCATTCAAGTCCTCAAGTTTCAGTACATCCGTTTTCAGCAGCGGTTTCTTGATATCGTCACGCGGATCGCGTCCTGGTCGGTCAAGTGCTTCAACGATATCCCGCAGCGTCGGCTCACCGATCGATAGTTCTGCGGCGGTGCGGCTAATATTCAGCTGCCCGAGAGCTTTTTTCAGCGCCTCCGTACCGAGATCGCCGATCCGGCAACCCGCTTTCGTCAAAAGTGTCTGCGTCTCAGAATAGCTTTCCGGGTGGATCGGCGTATTGTCGAGAGGCTCGCTTCCCCCTTCAATTCTCAAAAAGCCCGCACACTGTTCAAAAGCGCGCGGTCCAAGCCGTGGCACGTCTTTCAGTTGTTGCCTGTTTTCAAATCTGCCCCTTCTGTTGCGTTCAGCGACCAGATTGCCTGCAGCTGTTTTGGACAGCCCGGCTACATATTGAAGTAGTTCTGGAGATGCCGTATTGACATTCACGCCAACCCTGTTTACGACTGTTTCCACGACAAATTTAAGCGACGATTCAAGTTCACCCTGAGATACATCATGCTGATACTCCCCCACGCCTACTGATTTTGGATCAATCTTAACCAGTTCGGCAAGCGGATCCTGGAGCCTTCTTGCAATCGAAACGGCGCTGCGCTCTTCAACGTGGAGCTCTGGAAATTCTGATCTGGCAACTGCCGATGCTGAATAAACACTGGCCCCCGCTTCGTTCACGATCGTATAAAAAACCGCCTTGCCCTTAATATTTTTTATGGTATCCGCGATAAAGGCTTCCGTTTCACGCGACGCAGTGCCGTTGCCAATTGCAATGAGCTCAATGGGATACTTGTCAATCAGTGACAGTACTGTTTTTCGCGCCCCGAGAATATCAGATTTAGGGGGTGTCGGAAAAATCAGAGAGATGTCCATCACCCTCCCGGTCGGATCAACGACAGCAAGCTTGCAGCCAGTCCGGTATGCCGGATCAACGCCAAGCACTGTTTTGGCCTTCATCGGAGGCTGAAGGAGCAGTCCGCGCAGATTTTCAGAAAAAATATGAATCGCCTGTTTTTCAGCTTTTTCGGTCAGTGCCTGGCGCAGTTCACGCTCTACGGCAGGAGCAATCAGCCGCTTATAGGCATCTTCTGCACTGGCATCCAGAACTTCCTGTGCAGAAGTATCTCTCCCTTTAACAAGAAAGCGTTTAGCAGCAGGTAAAATGCTCTCCTCAGGAGCAATGACGGCAATCTTCAGAATGCCTTCCTTTTCACCGCGGTTTATAGCAAGAATACGATGGGGCGCAATCTTTTTTGCCATTTCCTGATAATCATAGTACATTTCATAGACCCTTTTCTCATCAAGGCTTCGGTTTTTCCCGGATTTGACTTGTATCATACCTCCGCCAAATGTCTCGCGCCGCGCCAGAGCTCTCAGTTCCGCGTGTTCGGCAACTCTTTCCGCAATAATATCCTCTGCCCCGCGGACCGCATCTTCTACTCTTTTCACCTCTTTCTCAGCAGAAACAAACTTGATTGCCTCTTTGGAAACCGGTGTCACGGGCAGATCCATCAACCAGTCAGCAAGCGGTTCCAAACCTTTTTCCCTTGCGGCCGTCGCGCGTGTCCGCCTCTTTTGTCTGTAGGGAAGATAAAGGTCTTCAACATCCTGAAGTTTTTCCGCCTGCTGTATCTTTTTTCTCAGTGATTCATCAAGTTTACCCAGCTCGTCTATTCTTGCCAGCACTTCATCCTTGCGCTTTTCGAGCTGGCAGCTGTATGCGTAGGCATCGTGAATGGTCCCGATCTGCACTTCATCAAGCCCGCCGGTCATTTCTTTACGGTAACGGGCAATAAATGGAATCGTATTGTCCTTTTCAAGCAACCGGATAACTTGATCCACCTGACCGGCGCCGATCCCCATCTCTTTTGCAATATGTATAAAAACAGTATTCATAGCGTCTCCCCCTGCCTCTTATCATACCAGAACCGCCATTCACAGTCTCCGTCATTGCAAATACTTTTTCCAGTGCTAAAAAAGCAGCCCAAAGATCGGGCTGCTAAAAAATATGTTGTGGAAAGTCAGAAAGTCAGATTCCGGAGCTTGACCATCCGTCATCAGCCGGCAGAACATCGCGAAGTTTCTGCAGCGCCCTTCTCTGAATCCGCGATGCATGCATCTGAGATATGCCAAGGCGATCACCCGCTTCTTTCTGGCTGAGATTTTCAAAATAAGTAAAAAGAAGAATTTCTTTCTCACGTTTGGAAAGCAGCTTAAATGCAGTCTCAAGGATCATTTTTTTGTGCACTTTTTCATAACCCTGGTCGCGGGTACCAAAAGTGTCCAGCAGCGTTAATGATCCGCACCCGGAATCTTCGTTGATCTGTGAGTCAACGGAAAGAGCATTGTAACTGCGTACCATTTCCATAGTCTCCAGAACCTTTTCCGTGCTTTCGCCAATGGCTTGGGCGATTTCATTGATATTAGGAGAACGCTGGAGGCTTCCCGTCAATTCCTCTGACGCCCGCCTGATTTTCGGGCTGAGCTCTTTAATACACCGCGGGACATGAACGCTCCATGTCTTGTCGCGGATGTAGCGTTTGACTTCGCCGATAATCGTGGGCACAGCATATGATTCGAAGCTTCGCCCATAAGAAGGATCATACTTTTTCATAGCAGAGAACAGACCAATCATCCCTACCTGAAAAAGGTCCTCACGCACTTCGCGGTTGCCGGCGAATTTTCTGGACAGCGCTCCGACCAGATTTTCATAATGACCAATGAGCTTGTTCTGCAGCGTTTCGTCATCAGGACTCTTCTGATAGGCAGCTATCAATTGACGAATTTCATTTTGTTGCAGTCGGGACTTTGTTGGCACAACGCTCCACCCCGTCTCATAGTAAAAATTGATCACGTTGCAATTGCCGCGTATTCAGGCCTTCGAACACCCATCTCATTATTTCTACAATATTCTGCAAATTAATATCTCAATCTATTATTTCATGAGAACGCTCTTATGGCAAACATAAAGGCTGGAAATGGGAAAAAAATAAAAGACATCAATCCGCAAACGGATCGACATCCTGATCGTTCTTATTCATTCTGCAATTGTCCGTTCACTTAACGTCTGATGACCGGCCACCACGTTTCCACTTGAATGTTTAAAAATCGACAAGGCTGAGACTAATTTGTATTGCCTTATTGACCCTGTTCATCATTTCTTCATCCAAATGAGTGATTTTATCTGTCAGCCGCTGCTTGTCAATAGTTCTTATTTGTTCAAGCAGGATGACCGAGTCCCGGTCGAAGCCATAACGTTTTGCATCAATCTCTACATGAGTTGGAAGTTTTGCCTTCTGAATTTGTGCGGTAATGGCTGCGACAACAACAGTCGGGCTGAACCGGTTGCCAATGTCATTCTGAATAATAAGAACCGGACGTACGCCGCCCTGTTCCGATCCCACTACCGGAGAGAGATCTGCAAAGTAAACATCGCCGCGCTTAACAATCACACCGTCACACCCCGCTAACGGAGCGTTCCAGAGTGACCTCTGCCTCCTCTTCAGCAAGGAATGCCTCAGAAGCAATGTTAAGATTTATTTTAGCCATTTCCATGTAGCCCTGACGCATGATCTCACGGACATAGCCCTTATTTCGCTCATGCAAATACATTCTAATTGCGCGATGGAGAAATTCACTGCGGTTCATCTTGTCACGACTGGCAATCCCATCAATTTCATTCAGTAAATATTGCGGTAAACTCAGCATGATTTCTTTCAAATTTGATTCCGGCATGCCTGCACCCCCACCACTTTAGTCAGAATAATTCTTTTTTATCTAAGAAACATCGTATCATTTTCAAAATAGTTTTTCAAAGCTATTTTCGGCAAAAAGTGAGGATTTTTATCCCTCTGGATAAAAAAAGTATTTTTTTGTTGAATAATGGAGGTCTTTACTGCTGCATATTACTGATCAGGACAGGATTGACTGTCCCCGTTTTTTTCCCGTCTTTCCAGAAAACTCTCGGCACACGCGGATGAATCATACAGGTTATTTCATAGTTAATGGTCTGCAGTTTCTGAGCCAGACCATCTGCTGTAATTTCTTCACCGCCGTTTTTACCGATCAGAGTTACTTCGGTTCCCAGCGGAAATTCATGCGGCAGCCGGCACATAAACTGATCCATACAAATCCGGCCAACGATCCGGCATCTTTCTCCTCCGATGAGCACATCCGAACCAGACAGGGCGCGCAGCCAGCCGTCTGCATAGCCGATCGGTACAGTGCCGATCCATTCCTCTGATTCCGCCCGATAAGTCGCCCCGTAGCCAATAGCCGATCCCGCCTCAACCTTTTTTACATTTACGAGCCTGCTGTGCAACGACAACGCTCTCTTCAGTGGAAAGGGCAGCTTATTGGCCATCTCTGTAGACGGTGACAAGCCATACATTGCGATGCCGTAGCGCACCATATTGAAAAGATGCCGGCCCTCTGCAGGATACTTCAGTGTTGCTGCGCTGTTTCCACAGTGAATCACCGGCGGGTGGATTCCCAGATCATGGATCCAGTCAATCATGGTTTCAAACCGGTTATATTGTTCATTAAAATAAGCTTCATCATCCTGGTCTGCCGTCGCAAAATGAGTAAACAGCCCTTCAACGACGAATCGTCGGTCTTTGCCAATCTCTTCAACCAGTGCTTCAGCCTCTTTGTCATTACGGATGCCAATTCGACCCATTCCTGTATCACAGGCAATGTGGAGGAAAACCGGTTCCTCATTCCGGTCAGCCTTTCGGGCCATACTGATCCATTCTTTCTGGAAAACAGTCAAAGAAATATGATATTTCGCTGCAAGCCCCGCATCTTCCGGTCGGATTGGTGACAAAACGAGGATGGGTGCCTCAATTCCATTCTTCCGAAGTGCAAGTGCTTCGTCGAAGATCGCTACCGCCAGCCATTCAGCACCGTTCGCCAGCGCGGTCCTGGCTACCTGCAAAGCTCCATGCCCATACCCATTTGCCTTGACGACAGCCATCAGCGCCGTCTCTTCCGGAATTCTTTTTTTCATATCCGCCACGTTATCGGCGACTGCATCCAGATTGATATCCGCCCATGTTTCTCTATAGAAAGACGTTTCCATTGTCATGTCCCAGCCTTTAATTAATAGTATGGATTTGACAGACAGCCAAAAACGCAACCCGTCCATCTAAATTCGACAAAGATTTCTTTTCTATTTAAGCACGAATCACGAAAAAACGAAAGATGCGGACCAGAAGACGTTAACAAAGAAACCTGAAAAAAAGCGGGTTTTTCCCTACACAGCCTTTTCGATAAATATGCATATGCAAAAAGCCCCCGGCCCGTTTCAGCCGGGGGGATTAATGACTGATTTACTTGATTACCGTTCCGTTCATCGATTGGGCGACTGAAATCAGTTCATCCTGCGTCAGTTTGTCTGAAGCCAAATAATAATCCGTTCCTCCGCTAGACCATGACAGCGTATTGTCGCTCACTGATCCGATTGCAAATCCCAAGTTGGCGGGATCACCTGTCGCCAAGGCCGGTATAATGGATAGAGACGCCACGCTTTTTGATTCAATCAGAGTGAACGGTTTCTTGCCGCTGTA
This genomic window contains:
- a CDS encoding SprT family protein is translated as MTDEELQSLVQEISLTYFHRPFRHRAKFNARLRTTGGRYLLQSHNLEFNERQLVHFGLDAFVGIVKHELCHYHLHLTGSGYRHRDSDFRKLLQMVGGSRFCGTIPGAVNLSGLRYMYQCKKCGLPIIRKRRLDTRRYVCAKCGGKILFIQKERVNQNKENEKEKKG
- a CDS encoding Tex family protein, whose translation is MNTVFIHIAKEMGIGAGQVDQVIRLLEKDNTIPFIARYRKEMTGGLDEVQIGTIHDAYAYSCQLEKRKDEVLARIDELGKLDESLRKKIQQAEKLQDVEDLYLPYRQKRRTRATAAREKGLEPLADWLMDLPVTPVSKEAIKFVSAEKEVKRVEDAVRGAEDIIAERVAEHAELRALARRETFGGGMIQVKSGKNRSLDEKRVYEMYYDYQEMAKKIAPHRILAINRGEKEGILKIAVIAPEESILPAAKRFLVKGRDTSAQEVLDASAEDAYKRLIAPAVERELRQALTEKAEKQAIHIFSENLRGLLLQPPMKAKTVLGVDPAYRTGCKLAVVDPTGRVMDISLIFPTPPKSDILGARKTVLSLIDKYPIELIAIGNGTASRETEAFIADTIKNIKGKAVFYTIVNEAGASVYSASAVARSEFPELHVEERSAVSIARRLQDPLAELVKIDPKSVGVGEYQHDVSQGELESSLKFVVETVVNRVGVNVNTASPELLQYVAGLSKTAAGNLVAERNRRGRFENRQQLKDVPRLGPRAFEQCAGFLRIEGGSEPLDNTPIHPESYSETQTLLTKAGCRIGDLGTEALKKALGQLNISRTAAELSIGEPTLRDIVEALDRPGRDPRDDIKKPLLKTDVLKLEDLNEGMKLEGTVRNVVDFGAFVDIGVKQDGLVHISKLSGHFVRHPLDIVHVGQIVTVWVDGVDFDKGRVSLTMVAPRGKADI
- the sigB gene encoding RNA polymerase sigma factor SigB, which produces MPTKSRLQQNEIRQLIAAYQKSPDDETLQNKLIGHYENLVGALSRKFAGNREVREDLFQVGMIGLFSAMKKYDPSYGRSFESYAVPTIIGEVKRYIRDKTWSVHVPRCIKELSPKIRRASEELTGSLQRSPNINEIAQAIGESTEKVLETMEMVRSYNALSVDSQINEDSGCGSLTLLDTFGTRDQGYEKVHKKMILETAFKLLSKREKEILLFTYFENLSQKEAGDRLGISQMHASRIQRRALQKLRDVLPADDGWSSSGI
- a CDS encoding type II toxin-antitoxin system PemK/MazF family toxin, translating into MIVKRGDVYFADLSPVVGSEQGGVRPVLIIQNDIGNRFSPTVVVAAITAQIQKAKLPTHVEIDAKRYGFDRDSVILLEQIRTIDKQRLTDKITHLDEEMMNRVNKAIQISLSLVDF
- a CDS encoding CopG family ribbon-helix-helix protein, whose protein sequence is MPESNLKEIMLSLPQYLLNEIDGIASRDKMNRSEFLHRAIRMYLHERNKGYVREIMRQGYMEMAKINLNIASEAFLAEEEAEVTLERSVSGV
- the alr gene encoding alanine racemase, with translation METSFYRETWADINLDAVADNVADMKKRIPEETALMAVVKANGYGHGALQVARTALANGAEWLAVAIFDEALALRKNGIEAPILVLSPIRPEDAGLAAKYHISLTVFQKEWISMARKADRNEEPVFLHIACDTGMGRIGIRNDKEAEALVEEIGKDRRFVVEGLFTHFATADQDDEAYFNEQYNRFETMIDWIHDLGIHPPVIHCGNSAATLKYPAEGRHLFNMVRYGIAMYGLSPSTEMANKLPFPLKRALSLHSRLVNVKKVEAGSAIGYGATYRAESEEWIGTVPIGYADGWLRALSGSDVLIGGERCRIVGRICMDQFMCRLPHEFPLGTEVTLIGKNGGEEITADGLAQKLQTINYEITCMIHPRVPRVFWKDGKKTGTVNPVLISNMQQ